Below is a window of Candidatus Kapaibacterium sp. DNA.
TTCGATTAGTGAAGTAAGCAAAATTGTTGACGAAGAGCAACATATTTTACGCTATTGGGAAAAGGAATTCGATGCCATCAATCCCAAAAAAAATCGTGCGGGTAATCGTGTTTATTCCGAACGCGATATCACTATTATCAAAGCGGTGAAGAAACTTCTTCGAGAAGACAAGCTCTCTTTGCGTGGCGCCAAAGAACAGCTTAGCAAGTTCAATTTTGCATTGCCTACCGAGGAACTTGTTATCGGATTTGAGACGGTCGAAGAATCTGTCGGCGAATTTACGCATAAATCCAACTCTGACAATAAATTCCTTGTTAATAAGTTGAAAGAGTTGAAATCTTTACTTTTAGAAATTAAAGATTCTATTAGTACTTAAATTCGCTTAGAAAATTTTTAATAATATAGGGAGTGTAATTAATGAAGTTTTTCATTGGAATATTGAATTCCATTGTGCTTATTGCCTTTGTAGCTATTCCGGCATACGGAATCGAGTACGTCGAGAAAGTTGTCGGCAATCATGATGACGAGGTCTTGGGCGTATTTGTAAATGCTAAGGATTCGAAGGTCGCTACGTGTAGTTTGGACGAAACTATAAAAATATGGAGCTTGCCCAAAGGTGAATTGATTTGCACTTTGAAAGGGCATCTCGGTCAAGTGAATAATCTTTCCTTTTCGGGGAATGACAAATGGCTCGCAAGTGGTTCGAGCGACCACACCGTAAGATTGTGGGATATTGATAATTGCGCCCCGATGTCAATACTGAAGGGGCACACAGACCAAGTGATTGGCGTTTACTTCAGCCAAGA
It encodes the following:
- a CDS encoding MerR family transcriptional regulator, with translation MQKLYYSISEVSKIVDEEQHILRYWEKEFDAINPKKNRAGNRVYSERDITIIKAVKKLLREDKLSLRGAKEQLSKFNFALPTEELVIGFETVEESVGEFTHKSNSDNKFLVNKLKELKSLLLEIKDSIST